Part of the Citrus sinensis cultivar Valencia sweet orange chromosome 2, DVS_A1.0, whole genome shotgun sequence genome, tgtttatatttatatgatttttctCATCCATAAGTGTGTTGTATAGGGAATGATTTTACCATCTTTAATCGCCTTTTCCTTTTGACGGTCTAATTGATCAGTCTCATTTTATGGTTAAGAATGctctgatgatgatggtggcTGGCGGGAGCTGATTCTACCTCAAAATTGGAACTGGAATCTTTGTATcattactaaaaataaaattaaagtacaTTATTCGCGTTTCCATTTCAATCAGGGTGCATGTGAAGGTTTGAGttcttaaatataatattaccgAGAAAATTAAAGTACATTAAAGCGTTTGCTTAAGAACCATTTGTTCGAATAAATTTCGGTAGAAaaacctgaaaaaaaaaatgactgaCGACGTCAACCGCATTAAACCTGCCATAAAAAGCTGGTATTTTTGGCTAACACCTTAAAAGGAACATCAAAATACAACTTGACCTCTCTGCAACATTTCCATTTTACCAATAACCCAGTCATCAAGGAAATGGCAATATGTGCCTTCAGCTCTTTCTCTTCAAGtcaagttgaagaaaaatacaataaggAAAAGAATCGGGCAAAGCCGTGGAGGGCCCAGAAAACTGAGGATACAAGCGCTATAttggaataaattatataatggcAAAACTACAGAAACAAACATGTTATTTCCTTTTCGTGATTTCTCAACTCTATAGCAGTCAAAATTGGAGATTAGAAAATCTTCGTGACCACGGCTTACGAGAGTTTTATGGGGTGAACCAAAACCCCATTCCGAGCAGCAGGAAGATGCCCCCATCTTCCAAGACGAGGTTCCTGTTGCAAAGGTACTTATAGCATCAAATCTGAACTGAAATGCAAGAACAATAAACTTACAAataacaagcaaaaacaaccTAAATAAACTAGAATGAACACAAGACTGACTTGAATTAGAGCTCCAATGCTGAatctaaaaggaaaaaaatgcatttttttaataaaaaaagtcatATAAGATAAACAATGATACCTGCCCTACTCCAGCAATGAGGAACTGCCCTGATTTTGCAAAAGCAAGGGAATTCACAAACCCAACCTGTGtcacaaacaaaattttggtaAGCATTTTAATCTCCACATGCATCATGTCAGATTACCTTAGAAAACTGACACACAAATAGCATATTTATGCACACAAGAGAACACAGAGAGCAGCAGCAGTTGTTTGGAGGCACTTAAATATAACCATGTCCACATTGAGGGCCCAATTGACAAGTAACACATGAAAACCAACATACCAAAGACTCCAACCAACAGACACAGTAATGTAGCTTAAGCCTAATGCAAGTGACCTAGTCAGCAGAGCTTTCTCAATAAGTATTTCAATTCTTATCActgttttccttttcaaagACTATTTCCATCCATGTACAAAACCCATAAAATTCCAAATACCCACAAAAGGAATATACTTTGAAATGACCAGAAAACTATCAAGACTAGGGAGCTTAATACAAATATCAACATGTGTGTAACCAAGTGAAAACATGACTGATATCAATAGTTTTTGAGACTTTCCACAATTATTTTTAGcataaaatagattttatgttAATCATAGAGCTCTATTAACATTGAACACAGCAATACAACACTCAGATATCAAGCCAAACCTTTGAGCTTTTGTTGTAAGAAAAGTCAATTGAGGTCCATTACAAATGGTGTGAACTTACCAGTGGAAGGTTGTATAAGGGTTGAATGTCTTTAGTTTCACTTTCAATGGCCCATAGACGGACAGAACCATTACCCGCTCCAGAGGCAGCAAGATCGCTGCCTCCACATACAGTGACTGAACTGACCCAGGAATATGCCGATGAAGAATGATAACTTCCAGGATTGAGATTACCATTCTCTGCAGGGATGAAACAAAGCATCTTAGCAGAGTtgtgtattttcttttttagataAGAAACAGAATCTCAATTACTTGGAAACACAAATTAAGATCAGATACAAAAGCAGCATGGTCTATCTACTTCCTCCCTCTCGCTCATGatgaaacaaatattatattgacATCCCAATGGCCACCAAgcatataaagaaaaaagaatatttgcaataaaaattctttttctatttgctCTAGCATCGATTAGATGAAATACCAAACAGAGGACAAAACATTCATCCATTCATTTCTGAATCGTGTTGAAACAATTAGAGTGTGTACTTAATTATAACCATGTTCAAGTTTCCATACGGACATTCTGTCTACATTGAGAAATGAAATTGTATCTTTATCTACAGACAACAGCTAATAACTAGTACAAGAGTAAGTTACTGCAGTTTACCTGAATGTCCATTGGAGATTTTTCCTTCATcttgttcaaaatttttgaggCCGTCCAACAAAGGATGAGCATTCTTCACAATGTACACTGGCTTCTTTCGCAGTAAGCTCCATAGCTCAATACTTCCATCATCAGAGCCAGACAAGAATTCATCATTACTGATAAAACAACAACACTCCAGAGATGACGCAGGAGCACGAAAAACTAAACGTGACTCCTCAGGGACCTATTTAGAATGAATTATAAACTCATGTCATGAGCAAATATACAGTAAAAAAGACATACCTggagtaaaaagaaaaagatggctATAGAAGTACAGTTAATGAAGATTCTAAAGCATAAGTTATTCAAGATTTCTAAAGCATGAGTTTCCACCATAATGCAAATACTTATTTACTAAAAATCAAGCTCACATGAGCGCGCAGCACAATGTTTCACATTGAGTACAAGTAAATAGCACAAAAGCAGCTCATGGTCCATAGTTTTTGACTTGGATAGAGTAAATCTTCAATTTAGCAATAAAGAATCAATTAAGAGAAGTACTGCTTACCTTCCACAATTGCATACTCCGATCACGTCCCACTGTTAAAACTCGCTCTTTGCGTAAGCAATCAATGGTCAGTACTTCACTTTGATGACCAAATAATGTGCTTATGTAAGCTCTGTCTTCTGCGTTCCATATCTTGACTGTTCGATCAAATGAACCAGAAAAAAGTTCTGAAGTCCCTTGCCTAAAAGTCAAACATGACACAGGCCCTCTGTGACCTGGAAATGCctgaaaagcatgatttaAAGATGAGAATAGCAAGACAAAAGTGAGAACAAAAAGTCTTAAGAACCAACAACTGATACTTATGACAGATTATGACGAAGCATTATAAGATATAGTGTGTGAAAGACTGAGTAGCAGGGATAGCCTTCAAGACCTCAGAAGCTTCCCAAGTCCCATTTTTTGGACATTGGAGCAGACACTGGAATATTGACGTATACCAAATTTATCTGGCGGAGAACATAGCTAGACCATTATAACACCAAGGCCGTGtcatttttgagttttgttaatatatatatatatatatatatcaaacaGCGGATACAGGTCCTTGCTAATGTGATAGGAAGTTCAGCTCAAAGTCTATTTCAAATGTCCACAAAGTCCCCAAGCTGAATCCAAATTAACTACTATTGTCTGATTTGACACCTTAAAAATAACCTAAGTGACCTGGAGAATTCCCCAATTATTGATGAACAGAAGCATATTTACCTGTATATGCTCCTGAATACGGGTGTCCCACAAATGAATATGGCGGTCCAGGCCTCCACTTGCTAAATACCGACCATCTGAGCTAACAGCCAATGCTAAAATATGTTTACTCTGCTTTGTAGCCCGGCCTTGTGGATCTTTGGCCCCATGGGACTTAAGCACTTCCTCGCTAGGccataaatattttactcCTTTTCCGCTACTTACATCCCAATGTAAAATGCTGCCATCCTTGGAAGCTGAAAAGCCCTTTGAATCATCCTCAGATAGAGCTACAGCAGTAACAGATTGCCGATGCTTCAATAAGACCCGGAACTCATCAGTAGCTTCGGGCTTTTGAACCCTGAATGGTGTGCATTAAACAACATAAGCTGATGCCAACTAAAGCACAACAATACTAGAAAATCCATTGATTTGGAAAAAAAGACAATGCAAGAATCAAGAAATTGAATACAAACTACTAAGTGGAATCAGAACCTCACATGAACCTAATGTATACTTAATTCAATCCTATACTTCAACCTCCTCAACGTACTTACTAAAAATGTTAAGCATTTCATTAGTATTATTTACCTTGAAGCAATGACTCTTCTAACTCTGCCACTCTCCTCCAACTGCTCCTGCTGCAAAATCTTCGCGACAAGCGAATCCCTTTCGCCTTCTTTCTCTCCCACTTCTCTTCCCTCATCtccatcttcttcttcctccttTTCCCTCCTCGCAATTTCTCTTATCTTCTCCAAATACGCCGTGGCGaccctttttctcttctcatCCGCAGTCTCCTGCTCCTCCTCCTCGCCCTCGCTCTCCTCCGGACCGGATTTCTCAACTTCGTCGTCATAATCTTCTGAGTCTGCGGACTCAATATCATCGTCATCGTAGTcaatttttctccttttctttggTTCCCCCGCAAAAAATGGATCTTGATTAATCGAGAATTTTCCCTTGCCCCTTGGGGCTGGCCCctttttctttgtgtttttataCTTCATGATTCTACCAGTGTGACAATAGAAGTTTCGAGTATTTTCAGTTGCGACTCTATTTGGATGTCCGAAAGTATCGGAAAAAATGCCGTTGAGATTGCAGATGTGACTCTAACgaaaattagggtttaaggtGAGGGTTTTAAGTAACCACCAGTTGGAATATCAGGATTTAAGCGGCAAGCGAGGAAGAGAGGAGACCATATATTTAGGGTCCATTTAGTTTGTGGACTCGGGTAAGCGTTTCGGATCTCAACTTAcggttaattttatttttattaaagttataTCCAAATCTAAACCAGTAATCTATCAGAGGAAGATTATATGCTATTAATAGTGGGTgtcaattaattgaattaataaaatttcttgtgtttgataaaaataatttaagtcCCACTCACGTCATCTAAGAGAGGatccatattttatttttttcgaacccaaaaaaaaaagaaaaagctatATGAGATATCGTTTCTTGTGTTTGGCCTATGTATTTAGGATCATTTTGAAAACATATATGAgatattgttttgttttgatttgaaaGTAAAACCCTGTGAATTGCGAACCCATGTTATCCCATGAAAAATTGAGACATGTTGTTTACTTGAACTTAAAAGTTTCatttgagagagaaagagatatGAGATGTAATTATGGGGGTGGGGAATCCTTTCTCAAGGACTGACTTTTGCAACTCTGCTACCCTCTTTATGCCATTGCCAAATGCCAATTTCATGCCAAAATTTtgagtaattattttttaaagcatGTTAGATTGTGGATGCACTTAGTTTAtgccaaaattttgaataattgtctTTTAAAGCATGTTTAGATTGTGGATTCACTTAGTTCGTGCCAAAATTAtggaattaattattagtgCTGATGTTTGTCCTAAGTCAAACCCTGAAACTTAAACAAACGAcactgcttttttttttttttttttttacttctccATAAAACATTGTCTTTTGACTTAGGCAAAAGCAAAATAGAAGGCAGCTGCTTTTCTCTTCCTCCTCGTTTTCTTTAATAGATTGAAGAAAGGGAATGTTGATCATGGGTTAATTTCTTTGGGTCAAAACTTGTCAAATTTACTTAGGCTTGCTTTGTTACACAAGTTTGGTGGTATATATTTAGACCCAGATGTTATAGTCTTGaagaatttatcaaaattgagAAACACAATCGGAGCTCAAACGGTGGATTCTGAAACAAAGAATCAGACCAGACTGAATAATGTTGTGTTGATTTACATGCACCTACGgcattaaagaagaaaaagttacTAAATTAAACAAACGTGAGAGAAACAAAACTACTCGTACCACCCCGGCACCCCTCCTGGCATCGGAACAAAAATATGCAcacatttaatattaatttgaacaTTTTTAACCTCGACCCCTACCTAAAATGCCAAAACAACTGTAATTCTGCAAACTTTCTAAATTACAGAACAAAGAATTCATAATCGAGGCATTTTGATTAGTTCAATCATGTTCTAAGAAAGTAGGTAGGTATCTATGTGAATGCTTAGTCTAATCATGCTTATATGTTGGAGTGCAGCCTGGCTATTTTTGTAACATGTCACTAACTGCTGTGCAGCCATGAGCATGTCTAGTTATCAGAACTGGCAGCAGCATCCCCTTCTGAGTCTCGCCGTTTCTTCTTCCCCTCACCGTGCCTTGACCTCCTCGGTGCCTCATCTTCACTCTCACTCTCATCGTTTCTGAAGTTTCGTGAACCATATTGATCTTCCTGGTTAGCCTTTGATCCTTCCTGCTGATATTGCACCTCGTCATCTGGCCCCCTGCCTGGACCTCCCATTTCTTGAGCTCTGCCCTGATCTGATCCTGCACTATATCTGTCATTACGGTCATTAATAGAGCCCCTCACATCTCTCTTAGCAGCACGGCTACTGTTCTGAGAGGATTGTGGCTGGTTCGGGAACGGTGGGGGCACGCCAACCGGCCGTCCACCTCTTGGATTCGTAGCTGCAGGTCCCATTCCTCCCATAAAAGGAGGCCGTCCTGGTCCCATCATCATCCCGCCGAATCCATTTGGTGGAAATACAGACCCTGGTTGAGGAGGTCGCCCAGGAAACATCATGCCACCTGGGCCTGTGAAATCACC contains:
- the LOC102629432 gene encoding U3 snoRNP-associated protein-like EMB2271, which codes for MKYKNTKKKGPAPRGKGKFSINQDPFFAGEPKKRRKIDYDDDDIESADSEDYDDEVEKSGPEESEGEEEEQETADEKRKRVATAYLEKIREIARREKEEEEDGDEGREVGEKEGERDSLVAKILQQEQLEESGRVRRVIASRVQKPEATDEFRVLLKHRQSVTAVALSEDDSKGFSASKDGSILHWDVSSGKGVKYLWPSEEVLKSHGAKDPQGRATKQSKHILALAVSSDGRYLASGGLDRHIHLWDTRIQEHIQAFPGHRGPVSCLTFRQGTSELFSGSFDRTVKIWNAEDRAYISTLFGHQSEVLTIDCLRKERVLTVGRDRSMQLWKVPEESRLVFRAPASSLECCCFISNDEFLSGSDDGSIELWSLLRKKPVYIVKNAHPLLDGLKNFEQDEGKISNGHSENGNLNPGSYHSSSAYSWVSSVTVCGGSDLAASGAGNGSVRLWAIESETKDIQPLYNLPLVGFVNSLAFAKSGQFLIAGVGQEPRLGRWGHLPAARNGVLVHPIKLS